The sequence ttataagttaatcTTCCTGAAGATGGCGGAATAGCCAAAACTGTTTGAgtgaattaactaatttattggtaagctgattttaatattatatttaaattaaattccacaATCATTTTACTGATCGCCAGCACACTGGTGAAGAAAggattgggtttttttttgttgtaaaaatggtATGAAACAGGTACACAATTgtactaaaagaaaattacatttactataaTCTAGTTATtacagaaaacaatgaaaataataccatATAATATTATGCTATACTGATACTTCCATTTGTTCTTAACCATAAAAACAAGTCACAGTATGAAAGATACATGTATTATATAAAAGGAATATAAACTATTGTACATTTACTCAGATGTacattgattttactttttactgaaaCAATTAGAATGATTATCTAGTTTCACTTTTGCAgaacatattttacatacttaattTAGTAGAGTGGTTTACCAAATGGTTTCTGCTATTAAGTAGTTTGTTCTTCTTTTCCTCAGAATTTCACATTACTACTTCCTGATACATCATACCAAATAATGGAACAATcatgttttgaagaaatattgttttcattgtcTTTCTGAAATctattgttacattattataatttattaattttcatttataaatgtaatactgTATTACAATGAAAAACCAGGTCagtactagtaaaaataattgctgtatttaataattacccCATCAATGAAGACATGATttggtttataaattttcaaaagacttCCCAAAAAAAGTGTAAGAGCTCTATTGATTTCTCTTTGGTTCCCTTTAGTTGTTAACTGAATTGTAACTTCATATTTATCCAAAtctaaaaatgtgataaaatctattttaaatgtacaataaatattatgttattatttatatgaatatattattgacatgtatttttatacatgttgtgaatttatttttaaagacacAAAAACAGATATTAATGTATTCTCTGtgttaatagattaatattatattttatacatggtATACATAACAATTCCAAATGGTGAACTCAATTTAGCAATTCtgttctttttccagtttagcctccgggaattaccgttcaggtattactccagaggatgatttgtatcagtgtaaatgaagtggtcttgtacagtctcagtttgaccattcctgagatgtgtagttaattgaaacccaaccatcaaagaacactggtatccacgatctagtattcaaatccgtataatagtagctgcctttactaggacttgaacgctggaactctcgatttccacaATTTAGCAACTCTATTTCCTGAACTATACTTTTTATCTTGCTGATCTACGTAGTGCTTGTGCGAAAGTTTCGAATATCATCGCTAGAGCGCATGTAGTTGCGTAAACGACCGCTAGAGTGCTTGCGCCGCGGTTATGTGTAAGTTGTGATAAGATGACTACAGAGCCGAATAGACATACGGTAGTCAGGAGCGATTGGTGTACCGAAGTGAAGGGCGCCGTTGCGGTACAGAACGTCAGTGGCAGGTTGGGATGTCAACTTTTTGATAGAGCTCCAGGACTGATTGCCCCCGAGTTGTCGAATGCAATACACATTGGTGTTTACATCAGCCCAAATTGTGACTTAGTCGAGTTGGAAGAACATATGAAAGTTACATGAGGTCATAATAAGGTCGCCTAAAAAGATCATCCTGATGGGTGATATGAATTGCAAGTCAGTCGTTGCAGGCAGCCGGTACACCAATCGAAGAGGAGAGGTGTTAGCAGACCTAATTAAACGACAGGATTGTTTTGTATTAACGATCACACGCCGACTTACGAGGCAAGAGGCCTTGCTTATGTGCTGGATCTAACAATCCTTGATGGGGGCTGGGACCACAATAGACGTCACTGGAGAGTCTTAAGTGAGGAGATCGCAAGCGAGCACTTTGCAACACTTTTGGAGATAGACGATGTATTATTTCGGTCAATATCCAGAGACCCACTAGATTAACACTAGCGCAGGTGGCTATAATGGTTGCAAAGTGGCGGACAAAATCAGTGACGGCAGACCACTCACCCCAGATGTTCTGCAAGAACTGATAATCCAAGAGATATCTTAGATACCTAGCAGAGATAGAGGCTCTAAACATGCATACTGGTGATCTGACAGCATCGCGACGAAGAGACAGGAACTACAATGACTAAGACGTTGTAAACAACGTCATAGGAAAGCCGGGGGAGAGGCATATGAAGAGGCAGCACTCAATTATGTGAATTGTAGGCGTTCACTCAATTATGACATTAAACAGCCTGAGACGAAAAATGGCGTAAGCTTTGCGGAGACTTAGATGCAGACTCGTGACATCAAGCGTATCAAATAGTGATAAAGCGCTTCGGTAGACAATTGCCCGTCCTCACGGAAAGCGAACAGATTACCAAACTTTTACCCCGTGTTATTAACGGTGTTACTGATGTTATTGATTGCGAGGTAAAACGCCTCTCACAAGGGGAGGTGTCTAAGGCTATAGCCAAATTGAACAACAAGAAGTATcccggcccagatggcatcccgCCGGCGGTTTTGAAGGGTTTAATGTTGAAAGTGCAATGGGAAATGACAGATGTATTGAACTACGGTCTTGAGAACAAGTTCTTCCCTGGTTGTTGGAAGGAATCACGCCTTGTCTTTCTCCCCAAACACGCTAGAGAAGGTCAAGGTGTCGATTATCGCTTGTTTTGTctaacttgacccggatattttattccatctgctgcctgtcataagagagccgcttggcaggctatTCTCGGGGTGtgtaagctggggctgcttcccaacttgttggaaagtggctttggtgagggtgcttttAAAAcaaggaaaggatcctagtgaggtcagcagttatcgatcCATCAGTCTTTCAAGTGGCTTGAACgactggttgtggaacggctctgggaaagcctTGAGgtaaattgttttctaaatcgaggccagtatggcttcacgaaagagGATGGCACCGaaaattgcatcttaaatgctcttgccgagatggaaagcgccgactgtatatatgttttggcaatttttatagacatagagacAGGATTTCCTTCCTTGTATTGGAGTTCtatcctctatgagttggaacccCGTAATGATCCCGTAGCTAtgcaggccgtggtacgtgattatttgtctaaccgtacgacTCTGCTTAAGGATGTGCATCTAGTTTTGGAAAAATCCGTTACCAGGGAAGCCCgtagggttccgttctcggtcccctgctgtggaacctggtattcgacggatttctgggattgagaTTTCTAGAAGGGGTCACGGACCAGGCTTTTGCCGAtaactgtctccttttagttcgtggtaattcacgaccacagctagaagaccgggcgaAGGCgaccttgtcaaccgcagagggctggtgaacattacaaatttaaagatttcggtccgtcaaatgtacatggtgtaacGAGGTGGCTTCGAAACCATGACATCTTACACGGCGGGCGCAtaagttggatatgaatagagagcacttcttcaaaatttaaggagtgcccagcgcagagccttaattgtgtttttaaaacaatctcctacgaggctaccaccgtctTGGGaaagctctcccaatcgatttagtagtgaaagttcgggcagccatgtggaaattgcgaagaagCCGGGAggtcgaggtatttgggatgcggtttcgagccgtcCCAGTACCGGAgcagaacggtgatcacaatgctccggatctaaatttcgttcagttgctcatctcccgccagcggaagaggctgcagagcctcacgatggaagcatggcagctggaatggggtaccgcgactaagggaagatccttgtataaatttaaacaggATTTGGGGGATTGTATGCCTCAAGCTCGTTTTTAAGTGCAACGAGTGCCCGGTGCTCACCAAACActctaacttgaaccaatatctgttttggttccgcctggcagttGATGAGCTGTGCCTCTGCGGGGAGGTCCGTccaatgaacacctgatgtttgactgccctgctcttggtttggggggggggggcggcAGAGACTAGGCCACCTTGGAACTTCGAGGTCAAGGGGGAAATTGGcaactcacaagcggcgagagccacattgtcggaccgtgtgcgAGTTCCTAGATGggaaccggcatccgtagtttacttaagggaaagactcttaccgcattgctgTAAGACGctaccctgagtatggctgaccaccagccaattgtTATggttccaagcgctataaaatggtggataggtacttacttgctggcattcagcgacctaggcgtggcagcgaattgctgcctagatgaaataaattttgttgtggatgttatatatatttttagtagttgacggtgTGAGCcttccattttagtaaatatgtgACAAGTCAGcgattgggacacgtaagccggtggtgtatggcaccgcgcttagtccgctcacgctgttaggtaagctcacaCTAACAGCACACTggtatttaggacactggtcgctaaactgtttctaggctcagtagccgtttgtggcacagaaattcggtcttatgctttagggcgaccaaatagggtggtggcgggagaaatgccaagcaaaccaatctagccgaacccgtgtgagtccgacactcccccacttgtGGGGAGtacgtaaatggcatttctccaTAACAtcgttaacaaatgaaaaaaaaagaagatgactACAGTGTAACATAAGTTTTGCTGTCTTCATGAGTATGGCAAATCTCAGTCTACAACTGCAGTGCAGTGTGCGTTTTGTCTCCGATTTAACATTGACCCTCCAACAAGGAAGAGCATATGTCATTGGTTTCAGCAGTTTTTGAACAAACAAGTGTCTTTGTAAAGACAAGACCACTGTGTAGTAGAGGAGAATGTGAGATGAATTGACGAAAGTTTTGTACGGGGCCCAAGAAAGTCAACCCATAGAGCGAGCAGAGAACTTGGAATACCTCATCAACTGTCTGGCGTGTTTTGAGGCGTTTACTTTTCAAGCTGTTCTCCTACAACGTTTTACAGGCTCTTCACAGGGGTGACAAACCAAAACGTGTTGAATTTTGTGATCAAttgctcaaaaaagaaaaacacatggAGGATGACACATTTCTTTCACATTTAACTTTTAGCGATGAAGCGACATTTCATCTCAAGGTTAATGCATTTTCCACCCTATCGAAATAAGGGTTTATGGAACATTCTTCTTTGTGGAATACACAGTTACTGGGATAATGTAACAGGACATGCTGGAAAACTGGTTTTTCTCCTCAATTAAATTAAGATTCACAAGACTTCAATTATCAATAGGATGGAGCTCTACCCCATTGCCATCTAGATGTTCGATGCTATCTGAATGAATTTACCTCTTAATGATGAGTAGGACTTATCGGGAATAAAGACTTCATTCATCGGCTCTTCAATTCTGGCCTCCAAGATCGCCTGATCCCACACcatgtgactttttcttgtggggtttgtGAAAGATGTAGTTTATGTGCCATCTCAGCCAACAAATCTGGTTGACCTGTGGAACTGTATCATAGCTGCGGTGAACTCAACACAAGATATGCTTCCTCACATGTGGGTTGAGTTCAGTTACTGTTTAGAAATGTACTGTGCAGCTGAAGTACGCcacattgaacatttatgaaTTGTACCTGTAAACTTTAtaatcatttgtaatttatttcacaattgTCATTAGTTCTTAATTTGGAATACACAGTTACAAAGTTGAGTTTATCATTTTGAATTGTTCTATAATGCAAGTATGTACACATATatgaatactaaattttatatagtaaaaattgtattttatatatagtgaTCTTActaaaatatcaatgaaattagatatactatttttatttcctatgaACCACCACTGTAACTCTTTAGTTCGCTGAGAATTACTATTAGGTCGATCTTTCATGTGAAATGATAGCAATCCAgttatgaaaacaattatttttctgtcGCCTGCATGTCCTCGATAATGAATGCTTGCTTACGCAACATATTTCTCTCAACAATTGTAACCGATCTGTGTCTGATAGTACTTGTACATTGATTTGTGTCAATTACTTGTAAATAATACACTATAACAAAAGAAAgccattaattaaacttaaaggtttaagaaaattaaataataaaagccatctttttactattgtaaattattaaaaatgttgaaaaaagatCTGGGTTAAATAGTTCAAAGAtcagtaaattgaattttaaacttaccattaatactattaataattttcctgtaAATTCTCTGTTGTTTTATTCACCATCTAATCTCAACAAAAGCTCTAAATAAgtactgtattttttcaaattctaaaaaaatatagtaagttATTGGGAAGTACTTCCTTCTTTATAGCATTAAATACTAAATGTTTCATCTCAGTTCAGTGAACACTagccttaattaattttaactggaaCTTAATAAATTAAGAGTAGGTCAGTTCAGTAAGCAGTTATTCACCCTTCTTTCAGTTCTTGTCGTTTgtaatcattattacaaaaaaaacaaaaaaaaaaacaaaaaactaatttcatcttttgtaatatttttcctcAATGTGTAGTAGGGAAATATATTGTCATAATTATAAAAGTtctataattgaagaaaaatcattgaatttatttttttttaagttaatgctTCCATGATCATTTACCACTAATAAATGCCAACAGCAAGCATTGATCTACATCGAAAATTAACTACAGTGATATATAGGAATTTTACTTTGCTCATATCTACTTTCCAGGATGCTATTCCTAAAACATTCCACTTTATAGAATTGTATGGATCTTACTCAGTACCAACAACTTTCTTTATCATCACTCCTTGTAAAATGATATTCCATACTGCTTGGAGTATGGTCCTTTTTACTCCAATGCTATATGaatgatcttgataaaaaatcttaacatgCTAATCATACTTAATGGTTTAGCTGCCATAAGAGTTACATTCCATTTTTGGTGAAGTGAACTGATTCATCTAATTACAAGTATGAATGCTATGAATGcacataattgttttcttttacggttttataagataaataattttcataattaatgtatataaaaataagagtccaaaaagattattttcattgaCATCAACACTTtcagaagataaaattaaattatgtttttctaatgCAAATAAcctacttttgaatattttttactaatatttaaaatttactattttttttaaattaacaaaaagcatGAACATTGTAAAAGTGACTGTGGCTCTCATCACACAGATTCATGAAAGAATGAAATTCATGATTATTCAGAATACATTTTGCTGGTAGTATAATATTGATTACTATGTgcacaaaagattaaaaattagtaGGAGACAAAAACTACAAACAGATGGCCTGTAATGTGACAGATTACAAAGCAAGTTATGCCATAAGTGTAATGTAATATAGGCAATTGAAAGCAgccattaatttcaaaataaaagaaaaattgttatttacaagtACCCCTTATAGTTATCGACATAAAGATGAAGTTTCCTTACCTGGTACGGCATTTGTCTTTTGTCCTGTAATTACTCTCACATTTATAAAAACGTCATTCCctttctgataaataaatttaaagtaaggcAACTCAtctgattcttttttcttttaaaaacagaaaagagctgttagtgtttttgtagtgggataattttaacagatttaaaggTATTTGGAAGGCATGCATTATAACCttcattcaaaaaatgtaaatgttatgcCTGAAATACATGATTATAATTCATTCCATTTTACTTCTTACTGATTTATcatgctttcaaatttttttctgcatcttataacttattattaaactttatgttTTTACTGCAATAACTAATAACATGTGCTATTTCTGAAATTATCTGATAAAACTTTGCATTTGTGAACAAACACTGAGATGAAGTAGTAGGTCCTACCATTATTGGTTTACCtttgctaaaataaattttgtcacaAATTGCATCATTTCTTATGATGGAAACTGATCTATCTCAAGATTTTTTCCGAACAGAATGTATTCTAATGCTTCATCTTCTTATTACAAATAGTAATAAGGTAATGGTAATAGGTAATGGTTTACCtttgctaaaataaattttgtcacaAATTGCATCATTTCTTATGATGGAAACTGATCTATCTCAAGATTTTTTCCGAACAGAATGTATTCTAATGCTTCATCTTCTTATTACAAACAGTAAGATAAAGCGAGACAgttgtaataaaaagaatattaagtaAAGATTTAATCTGTAAGGGGGCAGTTACTTTCCACCTGGAAAtattctttatcaattttttactcATCTAAGATACATACTATAGAGTATACGACAACTCTACCATGTCTACACATCCCTGAGTTAATGGCTAAAGG comes from Lycorma delicatula isolate Av1 chromosome 3, ASM4794821v1, whole genome shotgun sequence and encodes:
- the LOC142321925 gene encoding uncharacterized protein LOC142321925 isoform X2; this translates as MLNIIKSYKLIMLIHIIILMNGVDSKTHTAKKESDELPYFKFIYQKGNDVFINVRVITGQKTNAVPDLDKYEVTIQLTTKGNQREINRALTLFLGSLLKIYKPNHVFIDGDDGDRKVIKIPKCRLTPYSILLILTREWTKFDLSDVSDS